The following are encoded in a window of Danio aesculapii chromosome 12, fDanAes4.1, whole genome shotgun sequence genomic DNA:
- the habp2 gene encoding hyaluronan-binding protein 2 — protein sequence MESRDHPPTGQLIYYPHKPQVSFVVVDCASFTPGIMFSVILLILSLSGLTSHVVAAPGLLEDFIGFVDEIYDYVVNDTEEISSAEINETIDWLFSFFDEETCDPNPCQNNGVCKDKESGGFKCICPPPYIGKKCQNERNVCKKVKCGHGDCVRIKKDPFYECKCRPPYRGSKCKNAYPCNPSPCQNEGTCVKGRTRASFTCTCPEDYSGRFCQVGPNDCYEGNGESYRGNVSETIEEIECLPWNHNLIPYKEFEGNESIGEHNYCRNPDGDREPWCFVKEKGKLQWNYCNVKPCSETEPEKPLTTPTKLEFSDCGKTAFSMIAPRIFGGRKSLPEAHPWQASFQVRPKGSNATFEHNCGGTLIDSCWILTAAHCIDENDEVRVELGGVNLEKDDPDKQFVEVEKIIVHENYTETSEALYNDIALLKLKGWNGRCANETRSVRAACLPTDLFPEGTRCTISGYGATEKHHGVSSQLLDAKVLLISQSRCMSRNVYGNRMDDSMMCAGYMQGKVDSCQGDSGGPLVCEKDNTHYIYGVVSWGDSCGRKNKPGVYARVTKFIDWINEKMHTIK from the exons atggaGTCCAGAGATCATCCACCTACAGGTCAGCTTATTTACTACCCACACAAACCACAAGTGTCTTTTGTGGTTGTGGATTGTGCATCTTTTACCCCTGGAATAATGTTTTCAgtcattttgcttattttaagccTGTCTGGCCTCACTTCACATGTTGTAGCAGCGCCG GGTCTTTTGGAAGACTTCATTGGCTTTGTCGATG AAATATATGACTATGTTGTTAATGACACGGAGGAAATATCTTCAGCTGAAATAAACGAGACGATTGATTGGCTTTTTTCCTTCTTTGATGAAG AAACATGTGATCCAAACCCTTGCCAGAACAATGGAGTTTGTAAGGACAAAGAGAGCGGCGGCTTCAAATGCATCTGTCCACCGCCTTATATTGGCAAAAAGTGTCAAAATG AGAGGAACGTGTGTAAAAAAGTGAAGTGTGGTCATGGTGATTGTGTCCGAATAAAAAAAGACCCATTTTATGAGTGCAAGTGCAGGCCTCCATATCGGGGTTCTAAGTGCAAGAATG ccTACCCGTGTAATCCAAGTCCATGCCAGAATGAGGGAACGTGTGTTAAAGGCCGTACGAGAGCAAGTTTCACATGCACTTGTCCTGAAGATTATAGTGGGAGGTTCTGCCAAGTTG gtcCAAATGATTGCTATGAAGGGAATGGGGAATCATACAGAGGCAATGTCAGTGAAACAATAGAAGAAATTGAGTGTTTACCCTGGAACCACAATCTAATTCCTTACAAAGAGTTTGAAGGGAATGAGAGCATTGGAGAACACAATTACTGCAG GAATCCAGATGGAGACCGGGAACCTTGGTGCTTTGTGAAAGAAAAGGGAAAGCTTCAGTGGAACTACTGTAATGTGAAGCCATGCTCTGAAACAG AACCAGAAAAACCCTTAACTACCCCTACAAAACTGGAGTTTTCGGACTGTGGAAAGACCGCATTTAGCATGATAGCGCCCAGAATATTTGGTGGGCGGAAGTCCCTGCCCGAGGCCCATCCCTGGCAGGCCTCATTTCAGGTGCGTCCCAAGGGCTCTAACGCAACCTTTGAGCACAACTGTGGAGGAACCCTGATTGACTCCTGCTGGATCCTGACGGCTGCCCACTGCAT CGATGAGAATGATGAGGTGAGGGTGGAGTTGGGTGGTGTGAATCTGGAGAAAGATGACCCTGATAAACAGTTTGTGGAAGTGGAGAAAATCATTGTTCATGAGAACTACACAGAGACTTCTGAAGCCCTTTATAATGATATAG CCCTCCTGAAACTGAAGGGATGGAATGGACGGTGTGCCAATGAGACCAGGTCTGTCAGGGCAGCTTGCCTTCCCACCGATTTATTCCCTGAAGGAACACGATGCACCATATCAGGCTATGGAGCTACAGAGAAAC ATCATGGCGTTTCTTCTCAGCTGCTGGATGCCAAAGTTCTCCTGATCTCTCAGAGCCGCTGCATGTCTCGGAACGTCTACGGAAACAGAATGGATGATTCCATGATGTGCGCAGGATATATGCAGGGAAAGGTCGACTCTTGTCAG GGTGATTCTGGTGGACCGTTGGTTTGTGAGAAGGacaatacacattacatttatgGTGTGGTGAGTTGGGGCGACAGCTGTGGCAGGAAGAACAAGCCAGGTGTCTATGCCCGTGTCACAAAGTTCATAGACTGGATAAATGAAAAGATGCATACTATAAAGTGA
- the srsf2a gene encoding serine and arginine rich splicing factor 2a, with protein sequence MSYGRPPPDVEGMTSLKVDNLTYRTSPETLRRVFEKYGRVGDVYIPRDRYTKESRGFAFVRFHDKRDAEDAMDAMDGALLDGRELRVQMARYGRPPDAHYSRRGAPPRRYGGYGRRSRSRSPRRRRHSRSRSRSRSRSRSRSRSRYSRSRSRSYSRSRSRSRSRSKTRTPRRSKSKSPSRSRSRSKSKSHSRSRTPRSNKGSKSRSRSRSRPKSPEATDDAPVES encoded by the exons ATGAGCTACGGCAGACCACCGCCCGACGTCGAGGGCATGACATCTTTAAAAGTCGACAATCTGACATACCGCACGTCTCCTGAAACGCTGCGGCGGGTTTTCGAGAAATACGGCCGAGTCGGAGACGTCTACATCCCAAGAGACCGGTACACGAAAGAGAGCCGCGGGTTCGCCTTCGTCCGTTTCCATGATAAGCGGGACGCGGAGGATGCGATGGATGCCATGGACGGCGCGTTGCTGGACGGGCGCGAGCTGCGCGTGCAGATGGCGCGATACGGGCGCCCGCCAGACGCGCACTACAGCCGCCGCGGAGCCCCACCGAGGAGATACGGGGGATATGGACGGAGAAGTCGGAG cCGTAGTCCTCGGCGCAGGAGGCACAGCAGGTCCAGATCCAGGAGCAGGAGCCGATCTCGTTCCCGAAGCAGGTCCCGCTACAGCCGATCCAGATCCCGGTCCTACTCTCGTTCCCGGTCTCGGTCCCGATCCCGCTCCAAAACCCGCACCCCTCGCAGAAGCAAGTCCAAATCACCTTCCAGGTCCCGCTCAAGGTCCAAGTCCAAATCTCACTCCAGGAGCCGCACCCCCAGATCAAACAAAGGATCCAAATCCAGGTCCAGATCAAGAAGCAGACCCAAGTCTCCAGAGGCTACTGATGACGCTCCTGTTGAATCGTGA